In Callospermophilus lateralis isolate mCalLat2 chromosome 10, mCalLat2.hap1, whole genome shotgun sequence, a single genomic region encodes these proteins:
- the Btla gene encoding B- and T-lymphocyte attenuator isoform X2 encodes MKTSPAMCRIGKLFGVLFLIPHLGFWSIHGEESCIEQLSVKRHSAYHAPAGSSFKMECPVKYCAKRPNMTWCKFNGTQCFQLGDRLQPHTSWEERQNISVFFLHFEPVLPSDNGSYSCQAHFRSFVSPSHSIILYVTGKQKKPSDIEGREINLVDVSQPLRSEQAEVSIRENSQTLPSQTEIYDNDSLFRIREGSEVYSNPSLDENKQGIVYASLNHSIIGVNLRQARPVQEAPTEYASVCVRSQSRS; translated from the exons ATGAAGACGTCGCCAGCCATGTGTAGAATTGGGAAATTATTTGGGGTCCTTTTCCTAATCCCACATCTGGGCTTCTGGAGCATCCATG GGGAGGAGTCATGTATAGAACAACTTTCCGTGAAGAGACATTCAGCATACCATGCCCCGGCAGGAAGTTCCTTTAAAATGGAATGCCCTGTCAAATACTGTGCTAAGAGACCCAATATGACTTGGTGCAAATTCAATGGAACACAGTGTTTCCAACTTGGAGATAGACTTCAGCCACACACAAGTTGGGAAGAAAGGCAGAATATTTCAgtattttttctacattttgaACCAGTGCTTCCTAGCGACAATGGCTCATATAGCTGTCAAGCGCATTTTCGGTCTTTTGTCTCTCCAAGTCATTCAATAATCCTTTATGTGACAG GGAAACAAAAGAAGCCTTCTGATATAGAAGGAAGGGAAATTAACCTG gtGGATGTCTCTCAGCCCTTGAGGAGTGAACAAGCTGAAGTGAGCATCAGAGAAAATTCCCAAACTCTGCCATCCCAAACTGAAATTTACGATAACGACTCCTTGTTCAGGATAAGAGAAGGCTCTGAAGTTTATTCTAACCCATCCCTGGATGAAAACAAACAGGGAATCGTTTATGCTTCCCTAAATCATTCTATCATTGGTGTGAACCTAAGACAAGCAAGACCAGTGCAAGAAGCACCAACAGAATATGCTTCAGTATGTGTGCGGAGTCAAAGCCGGTCCTGA
- the Btla gene encoding B- and T-lymphocyte attenuator isoform X1 — MKTSPAMCRIGKLFGVLFLIPHLGFWSIHGEESCIEQLSVKRHSAYHAPAGSSFKMECPVKYCAKRPNMTWCKFNGTQCFQLGDRLQPHTSWEERQNISVFFLHFEPVLPSDNGSYSCQAHFRSFVSPSHSIILYVTDAPTASGPPSKEEVADKPWLLYSLLPVGGFSLLIIACFCLFCYLKRHQGKQKKPSDIEGREINLVDVSQPLRSEQAEVSIRENSQTLPSQTEIYDNDSLFRIREGSEVYSNPSLDENKQGIVYASLNHSIIGVNLRQARPVQEAPTEYASVCVRSQSRS, encoded by the exons ATGAAGACGTCGCCAGCCATGTGTAGAATTGGGAAATTATTTGGGGTCCTTTTCCTAATCCCACATCTGGGCTTCTGGAGCATCCATG GGGAGGAGTCATGTATAGAACAACTTTCCGTGAAGAGACATTCAGCATACCATGCCCCGGCAGGAAGTTCCTTTAAAATGGAATGCCCTGTCAAATACTGTGCTAAGAGACCCAATATGACTTGGTGCAAATTCAATGGAACACAGTGTTTCCAACTTGGAGATAGACTTCAGCCACACACAAGTTGGGAAGAAAGGCAGAATATTTCAgtattttttctacattttgaACCAGTGCTTCCTAGCGACAATGGCTCATATAGCTGTCAAGCGCATTTTCGGTCTTTTGTCTCTCCAAGTCATTCAATAATCCTTTATGTGACAG ATGCACCAACTGCCTCAGGACCACCCTCCAAGGAAGAGGTGGCAGACAAGCCGTGGCTCCTCTACAGTCTGCTTCCTGTGGGTGGATTTTCTCTCCTCATCATTGCCTGTTTCTGCTTGTTCTGCTACCTAAAAAGGCATCAAG GGAAACAAAAGAAGCCTTCTGATATAGAAGGAAGGGAAATTAACCTG gtGGATGTCTCTCAGCCCTTGAGGAGTGAACAAGCTGAAGTGAGCATCAGAGAAAATTCCCAAACTCTGCCATCCCAAACTGAAATTTACGATAACGACTCCTTGTTCAGGATAAGAGAAGGCTCTGAAGTTTATTCTAACCCATCCCTGGATGAAAACAAACAGGGAATCGTTTATGCTTCCCTAAATCATTCTATCATTGGTGTGAACCTAAGACAAGCAAGACCAGTGCAAGAAGCACCAACAGAATATGCTTCAGTATGTGTGCGGAGTCAAAGCCGGTCCTGA